In Parabacteroides timonensis, the genomic stretch AATAGAAATCCGATTCAATACGTCTATCTCCTGTTTGCTCCGATGCACCGATATTGTGGTATCCAAGAAGATTGGAATCGAATCCGCGACCGGTCGCATTGGTATAATTACGGGAGTTATTAGAAGCACTGGTACCCAACATAGCATTGATACGGTGAACTCCGCCGAAAGTATTATCATACGAAATAGTATTATCCCACTGCCACATAGTTACATTATCCCGCTTATGCTGCGTTTCTCCATGATTGGAATAACGGATAGCCTGTTGAATATCGTTCGGTTGATATCTGAAAGTAGATTCTTCCAAATGGTTCAGTGAAAAGGTCGTACGGAAGTTCAATCCCTTGATCGGATTAATATTCAAAAAGTTAGAACTGATAAAACGGTTTCTTATCCGATCGTGGTCAATACGCATTGTACCCAGCGGGTTAAAATAGTTTTCGTCGATACGATCGCCATAATTCAATGTAAGCAAGTCATAATCAATTGGCAACATAGGGTTCGCACCTCTTGCTTTATCGAAAACATCGTCATTTTCTGCAATCTCCGATTCAGTACGTATAAACGAAGTATTAGTACCCACCTTTAGCCAGGACTTAACATTGTAATCAACATTGACACGGCCAGTAATATTCTTGTTACCCAGGTTTTTCACCATTCCTTCCTGATTGGCAAAACCAAGGCTAATAAAATAAGTACCTTTATCACTTCCACCTGCAAAACTCAATGAATGATTATGTTCTATGGCATTACGAGTTACTTCGTCCAACCAGTCGTAATCCTGAAAATTAGGATTGTTATAGGCATCCAATTCGTATTGCCCGAATACATATCCTCCTCCACCAAGCGGGTTATAAGGTGTCATGATACGATTTTGCAGATTGGCATTAACCTCTGCTTCCGTTGCATTAGGATGACGAGCGGCAAAACTGTTCATTGCAGCATCTCTGCGAAGTTCGAATAACTGTTTAGAGTTCATTGTTTCAGGTCTTTTCGCATAAGAACGAACACCAATCCATCCGTCATAGCTAACTTTACCTTCTCCCTTGCTACCCTTCTTTGTTGTGATCAAAACGACGCCATTAGCGGCACGTGAACCATACAAGGCCGTAGCCGAAGCATCTTTCAAAACCTCGATGGAGGAAACGTCATTCAGGTTAACTGCATTAAATCCACCTCCATAATTATCCATGATCAAACCGTCAACTACATAAATAGGATCTGTAGAGCCGTTAATAGTGTTGATACCTCTGATCTTAATAGATGAGTTATCTCCCGGTTTTGCAGCAGAACTGATAAACACACCAGCTACGCGCCCTTGAAGTGCTTGGTTGATATCGGTCACCGGTTTTTCTTTCAATACTTCACTGCTGACACTACCCACAGCACCGGTCAGGTCACTCTTTTTCATCACAGTACCCACAACAATCACTTCGTCAATGGATTGTGAATCTTCAGAAAGTGCGACATTGATCACATTCTGATTGCCTACTTTTATTTCTTTTGAATCATATCCGACATAGCTGATCACCAACGTGGCGCCGGGTGATGCAGTTAATGAATACTGTCCATCCATATCCGATATAGTCCCTTGCGTTGTTCCTTTAACAACAACACTCGCTCCCGGAAGCGACTCCGACGTTTTCGCATCGGTGATCGTACCTGTAATTGTTATGCTTTGTGCGAAAATGGTACCGCAACATAATACAAGCATCATCAAAATACTAAAAACTTTGATCTGTTTCATAATTGATAAATTTAAGAACATTTAGTTGTATCCAATCTTATAAAGCAACGCATCCTTGGCAGGGATCGTCACCTTTAATGTTTCCTTAACAGGTTGTTCATCTCCGCTCCAAAGCTCTTTCGCCCGGTAAGTAACAGTTGGCTCCAGGCCGAGACGTTCAAGTGAAATTGTGGTGTTCATCTCCTCTTCCGAATAATTAAAGATAGCGAAATAAGATGTTCCGTCTGCATCATGATGAATAAATTGATTTTCAGAACGTTCGCCATTCCCTTCCACCGGAGTAAATGAGAGGCCTTTAGCGACAGCATTTACCTCCGGATTGGTCATGAATTTCATAGCACGATCTTTATCGATCTGTTTTCCGCCTTTACTGAAATCATCTCCAACGATATACAAACCGGTAATGGCGCCGGAAGTCATACGGGCACGGTTCTCACCTTCGGTCGCTTCACGCAACACCAGATGGTCGGCATCATTATACTGATACACTTCATCCTGCCACCAACCGTAAGAAAGGGCATTCAGCGTATACTCCGTATCCTTGATCTTATTCCATGCATCGCAGGCGATACGGCGTGAATTTGCGTAATGGGCAGGGAATACAGGAGAAATCGACAAATTGATGTACATATCGCCGAAGTACTTATTCAGCAACTGCATACCGTAGTTGTAAGCCTGGATACCTGTCTGAATTTCCGGATTATACCATTTGTCGGCTTCCATGGCTCCATGTGTCATAAAGTCCATCTTCACATATTTAAAGCCGCAACGGTGGAACAAGTCGGAAGTCTTCTTCATCATCTCCTCGATGGCCGGATGAGTCGGGTCGATCGCATAAGCGCCGTCCAGTTCCTGCGGCTGACCGTTTGCATACAGATAGACATCTTTATACTTATAATCAGGAGCACCGTCGATGGTTCGTTCCGGATGTTTACCCCAATCGGTAAAAGGCGTCCAGTACACACCGGCGATCTGTCCGTTAGCCGCACAATGATCTACGAAATCTTTCAGTTCCTCATCTTTAAAGCTGTTCCAGCCGGAATCGAGACCGATCGTCACATTGCCGTCCGTATTTACAAAATGATTGTTCTGCAAATTATTCTTGAAGAAATCGGATACTTCCAACGCTTTCTGGTAAGTAAGATTAAACTGAAGTGCTCCCCAACTGTTCCAGCCGAAAGTAACGGCACCCGGCCATTTCTTTACAGGAGCCACCACTGCATTCGCTTTTCCGTATTCTTCCAATCCGGCACGCCAGTCGTTGAAGAAGCCGACAAATACTTTCGGGGATTTTACTTCTTTGCCTTTCAGTGCACCATGTGCTTTCGAATCGCGTGTCAACGTATCGGCTACACCACCGAAACAAACCAGCGAACCGATATTATTACGGTCACCCTGAGTCATATCGATACCGGTTTTCCAGTCGGAATGTTCCACCGAACCGATCACAAGACCTTTACGGTCATGATTATTAAATACGGTAGCCACCTCATAACTGCGTAACTTATCGAAAGTCAGCGGATGAGACTGATAACGGATCCAGCAATCGTTATCGAAAGGCTGGAACAACGCACGGTTATCCCCTTCGGCAAGTAAAGCAGGCATACGGTCGACGTTGACCGGAGCCATATAATTCGATTCGACATCGGCATCTCCTCCCTGAAGAGTAAATTCCGTCAACAGATAATCTTTCTCCGGATAGATGTAGAAAGACTGTACCAGTGTAGGCAGGTTACTGTCGGTATAAGTGACCTGCAATAATGACCCCTCGCCGAAAGCGTCACTGATAGCGGTTGCTTTCGACCGGCTACTCTTGTAGTCACGGGTAGTGACCAATCTGTCGCCCAGTTTGTACGAGGCGTAGACCCCATCGGAAAGAAGCTGATTCTCTTTCTCGATGCGATGGCCTTTCTGCGCCTGATCGTAGCTGACCGTCCATTTCCCCGAAGAGACGGATGGTTCACCACAGGACACAAGCAGGGCGAGCAATAGCAGCAGATTTAAATTGATGAGTTTCATGTATTGATAATTAAATGTGTGTTTTCAAATGTGATCCGGCTTTATTCCGGACAGTGTCATTGTTCTGTGATCAACAGGACAGTGCTTTCATACGTATTCCCGATCTTCAGGCTGATGCCGGCATTCATCAGATAATCGCCGGGGAAGACCTGGCCGTCTCCATAAAAGGTACTGTCTCCGGCTTTGTTCAATTCACTAATCTTATACATTTTAGCCGGATCCAGCCCTTTTAGCTTGGTCTCAAAGAATGTTGTACGTCCGTGGTATTTCAGGCTGTAAGCGAAAAATACCGATTCCTTTTTATCTTTCGATATATACATATGCGAAGCCCATCCGGTTCCGTCGTAAGGAGATTTGAGACGATAAAGGTCGCCCAGCTGCACGATCGGACGGATACGTTTATAATTCCTGATTGCCTGTTCTGCAAAAGGCAGTTCATCGCCGGTCAGATCCTTCGGCTGCAACTCCATTCCCAAACGGCCTGTCATAGCGACATCGAAGCGGAACTTCAGCGGAGCCATCATACCTGTCTGATGATTCGGAGTGGTCGACACGTGTGATGCAGTGGCTTTTGCCGGAAAGAAAAGGTTCGTGCTGTATTGGATGAATATACGGTCGAGCGAGTTGGTATTATCGCTGGCCCAGAACTCATCGTGATATTTCAAAGCCCCGAAGTCCAGACGACCGCCACCTGCGGAACATAGCTGAATCATAACGTCCGGATGATTTGCACGAATCCGTTCGTAGGCACTGTACAGACCTTTTATATAATCGATCCAGAAATGCGTCTGATCTTCTTTCGACAGATATTCGGAACCGAAGTTATCGACATGGCGGTTTGCGTCCCATTTAATATAAGAAATATGGGGAGACAGGGCGATCACATCGTCGAAAGTCTTTACCACAAAGTCCTGTACAGCCGGATTGCTCAGGTCGAGTAACCATTGGTTACGCATCGGGATAATATCCCGTTTGCCGCTCTTCACGATCCATTCCGGATGTTTTTCCGCCAATTCGCTCTTCGGGCTTACCATTTCCGGCTCAATCCAGATACCGAATTTCAAACCTTTATTGACAGCATATTTCGCCAGGTAGTCGATGCCACGCGGCAGTTTCTTCTTATTCACCTGCCAGTCTCCTAAGCCGACTTTATCCGAGTTGCGCGGATACTTATTGGCAAACCAGCCATCGTCTAATACGAACATCTCAACACCGAAGTTGGCAGCATCATCGATCATATCTGTGATCGTCTTCTCTGTAAAGTCAAAATAGGCACCTTCCCAACTGTTCAGCACGATCGGCAATTCCTGATTGCCATGAGCCAACGCATAGTTACGCGACCAGTCATGCAGGTTTCTGGAAACCTGTCCTTTACCGGCAGAGCTGTAAGTCCATACCATCTCCGGAGTTTGCAAGACTTTACCCGGTTCCAGGTTATAAGTAGAGGCAAAATTATTCATACCGGTCAGCACATGCAGCATGCCGCATTCATCTATTTCAAAAGAAGTCAGATAGTTACCCGACCAGGCGAGGGAGCCTCCATAGACTTCACCCATATCTTCATAAGCCGGTCCGTTCAGAGACAATAGGAAAGAAGAGTTTTCAGACTGCGTAGTCCGTATCCCTTTCTTGGATTCTATCCGTTTGACACCGGGAGTCAGCTGTTCTTCCACCAGCTGCATTTCGGAAGCCCATGCACCATGGAAATGCGTCAGATAATAGGAATCTGCATGTAAAGGGAGATAAGCGGAAGATATATTTTCAACTGCCAGACGGCTATTTTCCTGATGGGAGATCGAAACAGACTGGCAGATCACATTCTCTTTCTGATAAGCAACGAAGTTCAGATCGACAAAAACCGGATACAAAGGGTCTTTCAGCCGAATCACTGTTTCGA encodes the following:
- a CDS encoding alpha-galactosidase → MKLINLNLLLLLALLVSCGEPSVSSGKWTVSYDQAQKGHRIEKENQLLSDGVYASYKLGDRLVTTRDYKSSRSKATAISDAFGEGSLLQVTYTDSNLPTLVQSFYIYPEKDYLLTEFTLQGGDADVESNYMAPVNVDRMPALLAEGDNRALFQPFDNDCWIRYQSHPLTFDKLRSYEVATVFNNHDRKGLVIGSVEHSDWKTGIDMTQGDRNNIGSLVCFGGVADTLTRDSKAHGALKGKEVKSPKVFVGFFNDWRAGLEEYGKANAVVAPVKKWPGAVTFGWNSWGALQFNLTYQKALEVSDFFKNNLQNNHFVNTDGNVTIGLDSGWNSFKDEELKDFVDHCAANGQIAGVYWTPFTDWGKHPERTIDGAPDYKYKDVYLYANGQPQELDGAYAIDPTHPAIEEMMKKTSDLFHRCGFKYVKMDFMTHGAMEADKWYNPEIQTGIQAYNYGMQLLNKYFGDMYINLSISPVFPAHYANSRRIACDAWNKIKDTEYTLNALSYGWWQDEVYQYNDADHLVLREATEGENRARMTSGAITGLYIVGDDFSKGGKQIDKDRAMKFMTNPEVNAVAKGLSFTPVEGNGERSENQFIHHDADGTSYFAIFNYSEEEMNTTISLERLGLEPTVTYRAKELWSGDEQPVKETLKVTIPAKDALLYKIGYN
- a CDS encoding alpha-galactosidase, whose translation is MKALLLTVALLLGCINVSSQEKEADIISVSTNDLNMVFSISPDKKVVYNYFGDKFQHVSPFLTKKYKEQPDNGIGYAPAIYPAYGGRLFLNPALKLTHTDGVQTTELIYADHSVKNVDANRVETVIRLKDPLYPVFVDLNFVAYQKENVICQSVSISHQENSRLAVENISSAYLPLHADSYYLTHFHGAWASEMQLVEEQLTPGVKRIESKKGIRTTQSENSSFLLSLNGPAYEDMGEVYGGSLAWSGNYLTSFEIDECGMLHVLTGMNNFASTYNLEPGKVLQTPEMVWTYSSAGKGQVSRNLHDWSRNYALAHGNQELPIVLNSWEGAYFDFTEKTITDMIDDAANFGVEMFVLDDGWFANKYPRNSDKVGLGDWQVNKKKLPRGIDYLAKYAVNKGLKFGIWIEPEMVSPKSELAEKHPEWIVKSGKRDIIPMRNQWLLDLSNPAVQDFVVKTFDDVIALSPHISYIKWDANRHVDNFGSEYLSKEDQTHFWIDYIKGLYSAYERIRANHPDVMIQLCSAGGGRLDFGALKYHDEFWASDNTNSLDRIFIQYSTNLFFPAKATASHVSTTPNHQTGMMAPLKFRFDVAMTGRLGMELQPKDLTGDELPFAEQAIRNYKRIRPIVQLGDLYRLKSPYDGTGWASHMYISKDKKESVFFAYSLKYHGRTTFFETKLKGLDPAKMYKISELNKAGDSTFYGDGQVFPGDYLMNAGISLKIGNTYESTVLLITEQ
- a CDS encoding SusC/RagA family TonB-linked outer membrane protein — encoded protein: MKQIKVFSILMMLVLCCGTIFAQSITITGTITDAKTSESLPGASVVVKGTTQGTISDMDGQYSLTASPGATLVISYVGYDSKEIKVGNQNVINVALSEDSQSIDEVIVVGTVMKKSDLTGAVGSVSSEVLKEKPVTDINQALQGRVAGVFISSAAKPGDNSSIKIRGINTINGSTDPIYVVDGLIMDNYGGGFNAVNLNDVSSIEVLKDASATALYGSRAANGVVLITTKKGSKGEGKVSYDGWIGVRSYAKRPETMNSKQLFELRRDAAMNSFAARHPNATEAEVNANLQNRIMTPYNPLGGGGYVFGQYELDAYNNPNFQDYDWLDEVTRNAIEHNHSLSFAGGSDKGTYFISLGFANQEGMVKNLGNKNITGRVNVDYNVKSWLKVGTNTSFIRTESEIAENDDVFDKARGANPMLPIDYDLLTLNYGDRIDENYFNPLGTMRIDHDRIRNRFISSNFLNINPIKGLNFRTTFSLNHLEESTFRYQPNDIQQAIRYSNHGETQHKRDNVTMWQWDNTISYDNTFGGVHRINAMLGTSASNNSRNYTNATGRGFDSNLLGYHNIGASEQTGDRRIESDFYSSSLMSYYLRANYTYDNKYYLTVTARYDGSSKFGKDYRWGMFPSFSGAWNITQEDFMQDQNIFDQLKLRLGYGIVGNQEIDNYAFLTLYKPNVSSGSTTYVPDSKQGTSDITWEGQRQFNLGFDMAFLNNRIKFSADYFNIVNSDLLLTRNLAETSGFKTAVMNIGEIKNRGVEFTVDVNAIKTKDWEWNISANFSRDRNKVTKLYGDGVEFIKKYNDDHNLEKEGNLFLGESRNTIYIWKTGGIAQVGDMDRLNQINWQGKNVSPGDLYPLDVSGPDGVPDGKIDDEYDRVVVGSPDPKFYGGFSTDLSYKGLSLNLVFNYSYGAKKLSPLYETLVGSTGSSLASVDLLDRWTPENTGAKFPRPMYQDGNDTAPAYHPFSASQMDFSVQNASFLRLSTMTLAYTLPKKITNTLKLDNLRVYSTASNVFCITPYKGYDPETGDWYPPTRMFVFGLNVSF